Below is a window of Cygnus atratus isolate AKBS03 ecotype Queensland, Australia chromosome 3, CAtr_DNAZoo_HiC_assembly, whole genome shotgun sequence DNA.
CTGACATTAGGAAAGGTATTATTAACTGGCTGGAGATTCTCAGAAAATCTTTCTACTGAATTCAGTAAAAGAGAACTGCTGGGTGCGTTCTCATTATtcaggtctgcccaaagttcCATTTTGGAACCATTAACAATATTGTCCACTGTAGAGAAGAAGGcctgtaaaaacagaagaaaaatgttgtaaCTGAAATCCCATACAAATTGTTACTTCTGATGATTTCTGCATCATTCTAGAATTGCCTTTTGAAATGgccaaacattttcttcttttgctcaGTCCATATGAAACCTTTAGTTATTAATCCTCTGCATATCCTGCTTTCAAGTCAAGGCTTCCAAAGTAGATTTTGCTTGGCTTGGCTTTTCTTTAcatatcaatattttttcttttccagcctttttgCTAGGCCTCAACCTTTGTgctatttttgatttttctctctgtctcattTATTGTTCTTCAGCTAGAAAACATCAAGTCCCTTTGTACATTTCTGCTCTCAGAAGAGCAGTGCTGTTCCTCTATACCTGACAACCAAGGCTTCCAAGCAGTCCTACAATATGTTTTGCCATTCATTTGTTGTAACATCCAACTGATATTCCTTGCTTCATCATGGCACCTGGAATTTACTCTCCCTATCTGTATTTCAACCCTTCAattttttctgctcctgcttctgctccGTCATTCCTTGGCCTTTCCTCTAACTTTGAATACTAGAGACATTTAAGGGTGCCTAGAACATTTCTAGTTGCTAAGCGTACAGCACTCTCTCTTTCATGCATTAGCTCCTAGTCTTCATCACTGTGACTCTTCATAAACTCGTCTGTATCTTTGCTGTCATTTCATCTTTGAGGTTGTTTCACCTCCTTCCCTCAATTCCCTCCTGTTCCTGAAACTAACTAACTGTGAAAGTTCTTCAGGGAGAATATCACCTTCTTTGACAAAAGAGACTGAAGGGCTTGATAAGTATTGGTAAgccttaaaataaaaccttaccTTGATAATGGACTTGCTTGCATCTGCTGGGATGGCAGAGATGTTATGCAGGATGTTAACAATTGCAGCTAGGTTTGCAGAAGAATTGACATTTTGTTGGAGTTCTGTCTCGTTCAGGAGTTGCTGAAGAAAGATGGGTAGGTCTGTTTTTGCCACAGGACTGTTGACCAAGGACTGGAACAGAAGATAACAGTGCATCATATGTATGCAATTTGCCTGGAGCTTGATCCTCCTTCATAATGGCTACACCTatactaataaaataaacagaaccaGAGTCATTCTAGCCATACTGTTAAACTCTGTTACGGTATCCTAACTGCCTAGTGAGCATGATCTCTTGTCTGTGCTAACTCCCAGACTGCTCCTGGAAATTTCTGGGACAAAATAGTTGGCGTGGACCCAAGCCCTGTGAGGGAATAATCTAGCAGGTTGAGAAAATACGTTATTATTGAGTCACTGTACCTCTGCTTGGGACCTTGCTCTAATTTACTAAAAAGAATGATAAAAGTTCTTATCTAACCTCACTGAGAGAAGGGTGACTCTGGATGATCTGTAGAAGCAAAGAGCACTATGATAGGACACCTAGCCTGAAAACCAGGACCCAGCACCTATCTGAGAAGTGTGGTGGCTGAGGGGCTGTGGCCTagcaggaggtgtccctgcccatgtctgggggttggaattagatgatctttaaggtcccttccaatccaaaccattctgcgattctgtgattctatgatgtgCTAAACTGGGActgggctggggatggggcagcagCCCACAGTTGCCCGTACGGCCTCATTGTTAGTGTGCTCTGTGGCAATTTTTGGGTTTGTGCCCACCAGCGTCCACCGTGGCCGTGCCTGAACATGGGTCAGGGAACAGCCAAGGCCAGGGAGTGCTACCGCAGGACGCTGTGGATAAGACCACCTTGTCTGAGGATCGTGTTCATGTGTATGGCTGTTGGCCATGCAGTGCCACATGTCTGCTGGGACGGAGAAAGGGGCCTGGCCTGTGTAGATTTAGCCAATCATTCTTTATACTttctaaaatacagttttaattaaatacttgtATTTTGAATACTTCCGGCATTTAATACTTCCGGCAGGTTAAGTAATAACAAAAACTATCTGCTCTCTAGAGCTaacccctctccccagcctcaGAAAAACTCATACACGTTACCTCCGCTCTAATCAGCAGGCTGTTTATTTGTTCAGACACGCAGTTATTCCTTTCCAGCTTCCATGATTTTTTGTAGCACTTGTAAATTTCATTGCCTCGgataaaagtattatttaacAAAGGGCATGGCTTTATTAATGTGtcctcttcctctccaaaaacattgttttctgagcaggaagttttgtcttctgtatcAAGAAAAAGACACTGAGAAGCATGGAGATGAATAATTTACCTCTCATCAGACCTGTGACCTATTGAAGTTCAAAATTCTTTGTATTAGTTAGGATTTCAGCTTGCTCTCTTCGTTAATTATGACCTTACGTTGGGTATATGTCttggaaagttgtttttttttccccccaaaactTCCAAGACTTTACTGCTCTCTGTAATaagaataatacagaaatattaatttatatctTCAAATATTCTTCCAAGGCCTAAGCAGAATCTTTTTTGAGAGTTAGGAAACTTTTATTGGGATCTTGTACACCGGTTCCTCATTTATAGGTACCTTAGTGCTTGCTGATTCTGTCTGGGACTAGTGACAAGATGCTTCAGACTCAAAAGCTTTTACAACTCAAATAAAAGCAGGAGGCAAAACCTGGTGAAAAGAACACCAGATTTTAAATTCTCAAGCCAGGTTTTTGGattcatgaaatgaaaaagaaaattagataaAGCCCCTTGTTTTTGAGTACTGAATCCAATCACCAGACCAATGCCTAAAGTTTTAGGATTTGTCCATTAGATTACATTGCGTGACAGGGTTGGAGTTGGGACTATATTGACCACTTTGTAAATGCTCTGCACATCTGTGACCATCTCTAGCCTGAGGGTGAGTTTATTCTGTTAAGGGACTCCATTCGTTCTGCTGTAGCACGAACTAGAAATTCATTAAAGCTTTGATAGTGTGGCCTTAGCACATTTTTGATGAACAATGTGTCTGCTAATTGGCTTTGACTGGGCACAGTAGCTGCCAATGAAAGCAAATAGAGCGTCTACATATTTATTGCCTAAGAGAGTGAAATCCAGCCAGATATGGTGATTCAACGTTGGGCACCACTActgtagaagaaataaaatttctgtagTATGGGGGTGtctaacatttctttcttaCCAATTAATGATAAGGAGCTGAAATAGCCAAACTCTGGCCAGAACAAAGCATCAAAATTGGATTTAGCCATGTTCAATTCTAATCATGCAGTACTTCCCGCAGAGCTGACTCGGAAGCTTGGTGTGCCCTGGTCTCTGCAATACCTCATGGAGGCTGTCATTCTTGTGCTAAAGCAGATATGCTGTCCCCCAAGCTGACCTCCTGAGTTAAATGACTTCTTCCTGAGGCAATGTGATCTTTTACCCTTGCTCAATCACTGGTGCTGGTTGGGAGCTGCATGACCGTACTGCAACACAGAAGATGAAGCTTGGTGGTGCAGGCTACATCAGAGGGAGGTAGGGACAGAAGATGGCTGAACTATAACTGCCTGGGAACATGCTGGGACCATTGTCAAATAAgtgaagacaaaacattttggattttttagcttttaaaatgccagcaaaatttgtattttcctctACATTCCAAAATTTCCTgtcaaaaaggagaaaaaaattcttgGCTAACAAAAACTGTTCCTGTTAGGTGTCACCAGTGGTAAAACTCATGGCATCTGGTTTAACAAAGATACCAGGATTTCCTTTTACCAGCTTTAAACAGTGACTTTTTTCTTACCAGGTATCAGCTTCAGTTGTATGTTTTCACTCTTGACCTCCTGTTTCATGCTGTTAACAAACCTGTAATATACCTTTAGATTTTCTCGTTTTGTGCATTCTGTTTCGTTGTGATTGTACGAGTAGCACAAGAAATTtccatgttctttcttttctgcatggaAAGTTTAAGACAGGTTAACACAGATTTTAGGCCAATCAGCTAGTGATTCTGCAAGCTTATCTTATTCTTACCAGTTTCAAATTCTTCTTCGCGAGCCACAAATGTAACGTTATAATCTTCTATGGTGTTAGCGCTTATGCAGCAGTTGAAGTGTTGTACAATTTTGCACCTTATAGATGTTTTAATGGGGTCTAACCAGATGTTCTGCTTCAGAGGCAAGGGAATAACATTGACAGTCACATTGGCAGAAGTGTTCGAAGACTTCTTGGAGAAAGTGCAGATGTAGGTGCCTGAAAGCAGtgacacaaaaaatatttcccagtcAACAGAAGTGCTCCTCAGCTTTTGCGTGATCCTGAGCCCTGTTAATGAACACGTACAGCGCTGGCAGCATTGTCTTGCTGTCCTCCAGCAGCTTTAATTTTAActcttttacatttatatatatatatacatgtatatatatatatatatttaattaccCATGGTCAGGCATCTTAGTGATTTGCTGGGCTAGAGATACTGTAAATGGTCTGGTGCAGAGATTTTGTTGCCTTTGTAGCCAATACAAACCATGTTCACTCACCATTCCAGTCCTGAGTGGCAAGATTCACTGAGAGCACAGATGTGGCTATGGATTTGTTGGTTCTGATGCACGAAGCGCATTCTACTGTTTGTATTTTATCTCCAGACTGGATTTCCCAAATAATGCTGTCATAATTGCTCACATCACCTTTGCACGTTAGGTTGAATTCCTTTCCCTCAGAAACTGATGTGTTTACACTCGAAGATATTATTACATAGTCTGAGACAACACAAGATAAATGCCATGTTACTGAGGGTCGCTTGTTACAATCATTTGTTTGCAAATGGCATGTGCCACACAGGCCACCGATGGTCTCTTACATGCTACCTGACTTTTACCTGTTCGTAAGTATGTCACTCTGATGTTTTGACTGGTCCTGGCACCATGTCCACTCAGGAACTCACACGTATATGTCATCACTGTACCCAACTTCTCAGGTGGGCATAGTGATTCAGTGATGTTGAGCTCATATTCAGTGCAGTTATTTTTGGCAGTGGAGACTCCTGGAGacaaataaatgttctttgaagGGCTGTGGATGTCCAAGGACACCTAGGCTCTGAAAATCACAAGCAGTCACACTAGCTAAGGAAAACCTTGTAGGTTTGTATGCAGCCTTTCACAGTGTGGAACTTTTAACTCATCAGTGCTGAAGTCCACTCACATCCTTTACTCTGGCAACACTCACCATGGTCTCCAAAGGCCTGAAGCCTTGCTCTCAGCACTGTGCTGGGCACCTACACCAAAAGTTATCTAACCAAGAGCCACAACATTGCTAGGAAACCTCAGGATAAGCCAAAATTAAGGCTATTCTGGTTCAGCCTGGCCTCATTATCTGCGACATCTAGGAAATACGGTAAGTAAATCAGGAAGAAAGTTACTTTGGGAAAGCCTAACCACAGGGAATCAAGGGCAAAACAGCTCCTTACAGCAGGCAAGGATTTCACCACTGTCTTTGAAAGCACAGCTGACGGAGAATGCAGAAGtaagcattttggaaaaagtCAGTGTGATGCTGGCCTAGGCAGCTGTTTCCAACCAAGATGGCACAGTTATGAGCATCAATGTCTGCGCACTGCATGGAGACACCCAGAATCCCACTGCTTGTTACCTGGCACCCACTTTGGAGCATACCCTGTATTCATGTTGGACTTGGCCTTTGGGGtacctgctgccagcagggggAGTTctctgaagaacaaacaaacctaGCAGGTGAAAGACAGTATTTTGTTAATCTTACCTGTAGCAACGCTTGTTCCATTTAACTTCCAGTCACTCCTAATTGATGTTGAGTATATGTGTAAACAACAGAACAGCAAGGTACTTCTTGCTTGAATGTCAGGACTGTTGCAGCTAATTTTTGTGTCGTTTGAGTATGAAGTGATGCTTAGTGAAGATACTGTGATGTCTTGCGTGTCTTTGTATATCAGCTTGTAATGGTCACTGATGTTTGAGAAAACACACGTATAGGAACCTGTAAAGCATAGACAATATTTTAGCATTGAGAACACATTTTGCCGTTGTTTCCGCTACATTTGGAGTTATGAACTGAGAGCTACTTTACATCTAGTTTTCACGtgtcccagctctgcagtggcTCTTCCCTTTGCTTATCAAAATGTGCCCTGAGGTCATCTACAATCTCTCTATAGGAGGTTCTCTGCAGTCTCCTGGTGCCAAATGTATTCAGACTAGGCAGCTTCAGTATCGATGGGCACTTGAGAAGAGAACAGGGCTCTGGGACTGAGGTCCTTAAAATCTAGCTGAGCTGGTGCTTGGTGATCTGAGTATTGCCCAGAGTCCAGGTATCAGCAATACGTCATATGTAAGAACACAGATTGACTGCAAAATGTTCCTACACAGAATGGGCGAGATTTTGGTGCCCAAGGTGGACTCTACAGCATCTGGTAATCTGAGCGTGGGCATCTATGCTTCTCAGAAGGTATTGCCAAATAGAGCTGACTATTTATTGGCCACTTTGGACCAGACTAGACTAGAATGGAATAGTTCTTGTGGCAGGGgcctacaaagatcatcaagtccagctgcctgaccacttcagggctgcCCAAGTTAAAACCTATTACTGATGGTGTTGTCTAAATGCCTGTTGAGCACTGACAGccatggggcatcaaccacctgTTGACCACAAAGCCTGAACCACAAAGCCTGTTCCAGTCTTTGACCTccctcacaggaaagaaatttttcttaaatcccagccagggagcagaggctggcacctccctctccattcccctcctcaggaggctgcagagagcactgaggccgcctctcagcctcctcttctccagactggacaAGCCACATgccctcagcctttcctcacaggacatgccttccagcccttttaccagcttcattgccctcctctggatgcattcaaggaccttaacatcctttttatgttgtggagcccagaactgcatgcagtagtcaaggtgaggctgcaccaatgctaaatataatgggagaatcacctctttctTAGGCACTTGTCTCCTGGATGCATCCAGGCTTCCTTTTGAAGTGGGCTATCACAGCCCCAGATTTCCTCTGTATTTTAGGTACATGGGTACCCCTTCCCATTGGGATAGCCTACTGAGTAGACCACTTTAATAGGAATGGAGGCGCCAAGGTTCAGGGCGTCCTTAGCCCAAGGCCATTTGGAGCCCACAGCTCCTATCTCCCGTATGTGTGCCCAAAGATGTGGCCAAAGGCTACCCTTTCTGAAGTTGAAAGTAGAATTTATGACCCAAAAAGATGAACTGAGTGGGAGCTTGAGTCAAATCTCTGATAATACATGAAAATTTCTCCAGCAACTATCCCTAGCACAATGCCACCaacttaacctttttttttttttttgattttcaaaaagcTCTAAACATGGACACATGAAAACCTGTAACTCCAAACTCATATTAGTTAGCTTATGTTTGCAAAGAGGATGAGGACCTTCAAGGAATAAATTCAACCACAACCTCAGTTACCACATGCAAAGGAGGAGAAGGCTTCACATCTGTGTAACCACTCCTGTGATATGACAGTGAAGCCTGACACTGGGAATATCCAGGCCTATACAGTCACTTCAGCCTTTTTACACCTTACTGGCATTGCCAGTCAGTAGGTAGTTAGTTACGGAAAACCAACCAAAactcaaaacaggaaaattatgaGGGACagtgtatttttcatgtttactCTAGGGAAATGCAGTAACTGCATTCATCTGTTTTTTGTAGAATTAGCCGCACTAGAGATctgcatttgctgttttaatgaTAGAAAATCATACCAGAATCCTCCGTTGTAATGTTGGTAATCTTAAGAGTTGATCTTGATATTCCAGTTGTAAAttctttcttcaggaaatgCCGGGAGCTTTGTGAGATGGTCTGATTGAAGTGATACCAGCTCGCATTCCCAGACTCCGCATTTATCTCACACATCAGTGTTACTGTATCCCCTTCAAAAATGTCCGCAGGACTTACAGTGGAGTTTGTCTGATCTGTGAAGACAAAGAGCAATGTTCTGCATTATTGTCATGTCAACATCTATATGGTGTCTTTCATCTTGTGGGAATCCTAGGTGCTTTGCAACTAATACACACTCAGCATCAGTTGCAGGGCACCATCTCTGATACTAGATATGACATTTTCCCACAACGTATTCTTCTACTGTCTTTGTCAGCCAAAGACCCCAGAAGATTTTATGCAGACAGCCAGAAATGTTATCaccacttctgctttttgtgtaGAAAAACTGGGAGGAGAAGCAAACAGGTTAAAGTAGCCCTCTGAGTAGTCCTTGTAGTGTGTGCAAGGCCATCTCATGGAAGTCCAAAGCTTTGGTggcacaggaggaaaagaaacagacagaGAAGTATGTAGTTTTTGAAGGTCCGGTATTGAAAAATCAGCAATATAAGGTGGTTACATGGTTTAGGCTAGcaataccacaaaaaaaaaaggttgaaaggAAATActgagagagctttaaacttACTAGTTATTTCTGTTGTGAAGGAGCTGGGTATTAGATGGTACAATGGATCTAGAAATTTTGGTATAAGTTTGTTGGAATTGTCTATCTCACTGAAGGTCACTGCTCTTGCTTTTACTTCGTAGTTCACAGAGACACTTCCAGGCCTGAACAAATAGCAGAATGAGAGAAGCAGCATAAATTATCAGCCTTGCATACTAGTGTATTTCCATGTTGTGAGACCCATCTTGCATGGCTTGGAAGGTGTGAAACCCATGAAGGCTCCTATTATGACTCGGGATTTGCTCTGGCATACAAGAAGGTTGACAGCTTTTCCCAAAGCACAAACACATTTATGTGACATCTCCTTGGTCTGCTGTCCTAATTTAAACTGGAAAACCTAAAAGGCATTTAAATTTGTGTGGACCTAAGTAATATCTCTTTTATCCAGGTCCAATCCGGAATCAACTTACTAATTCATTTTCCTGATGGTTTGGGAGATGCTGATAGGTTTATTTGAACACTTTCCCCCTTTTGGGTGGAATTCAAAGAGGATTTGACCCATCTTGAGAATTACTATGTTTCTTGGACTTTTGCACAATATTGAATTTTACCCACAGTCCTGTTTTCATGCTAGTAGTTGGGCTTTCCTGTGCAGGTATTACACTACCATTTAATATGTGCATACTGCGCATGGGTTCTAATCGAAGTGAATGTAGCTTTTGCTGACCTGTATCTCCTCATGGAGATCagacagaaagatttttatcttccagaaaaaaaattaaattgcttacTTACATGAAACCAGTTACTGTTACTGATAGAAAGCCTGATAAGCATGCGTAGCTCTGAagaaactgtaaagaaaaacatattataTGGCATGAGCCCTCAGTATATCACTCTAGCATGCTTAAAATAGGGAGCTCTCCTTTCAACATTGATATGAGGAATAGCATACAGAATATCTGACAGGATGGGCCTGGTGCTCTTCCTACTGTCACTGGGATAAATTTGTGTTGATGGTTTCATTCTGTATGCACTTGTGTGGATTTAACCAGGGACcaataatgtgatttttttttcatgcttttgatGCAAATGGTTTCTAAATACTTCTCTGTCCTCCTGCATAttaaaatgagaggaaattTTGTCATTGCTTTTCAGGGGAGGTGAGCTTTGGCCCCTGTTGTAGCTACCGGTCCCGCTTACTTCACAGCGCTGCACTGAGGCAGTGATAGTTACAAATAAGATGCTAAGACTTAGggtaaatactgtatttcttaGAGGACTTTGTACCCTCATGGATGGAAAACTAAAGTCATTACCGCTTTTTCAAAgtcatctttgtattttttgtataaTTCTGAAGAAGAATTcctgagattttcagaaaagactTTGTCAAGTGTGACTGACATATGAATATCAACAGGCTCTCCCGTACGATGTGGGTCTGTAAGGAAAAGCGtaaaagtaaatgcagaaaataatcaaaagcaacaattacaaagtattttcttagcTTTGTCTTTTAACTGAACCCTAAGCCTAAATCTTACTGCTTGCCAAGACTTGTCTGTATGATAGGAAATTTAAGATTATCTTAACTTTCTGTATCTAATTTAGATGTTTGGAATCTGCTGAATATCTAGAGTCCCTCTCCAGTTAATGCAAAGCTGTAGACTCACTTAGTCTGTAGCCTGTCACCAGAAGGTGATATATTCAAAAGGTGATAGTTTTCCTACAGTGATTGAATCACTACATTGCTCCAGTTATAGAAGGAGTTTATATGAATGACTTTGACTAGATACTTAACTTATACATAGCAAAGATTACATTTTGATGAGTCTCCTCCTGtgcttcactgaaattaatggaaaaaatcctTGATGACTGTGGGAAGGTGATATTCTGAGTGAAGATCCATGAACaggaagaagtgaaaataaaatgcttagaAAGCTACTGCAACTTTCTAAGCTGGGTCTGCTTAAGGACATGCCCATACCATGCAGTGGAGGAAGATATATGACACACTTTGGTCACATTTGTGAATTCCTCTGTTGAAAATCTGAGGAGGTGAAACTGTCTTTGCTCAGTGGAAACTGAAGTTCCCCAAGAGGCATGTGAAGGattgcaggagctggggctccaGCATGGCACTAAGCATCTGCAAGTACTTGCATCAGGATGGCCCCACATCACAGAGAGAAGTGAGATCCAGAGCATCTCTACAGACTTTCCACATGCATAGGCAGTGCGTTAGCCAGATGAGGTGCTGCTTTATCACACCTTTAACACTATACCAGCTTCTAAGCACCACATGGGTTGTACAATGCTGAGGTTCAGCATTATTTCTCCTTACCTCCAATGTAAGGCTCAGGCTCACAGTGGATCCTGTAGAAGGGCATATCCTTGATATAGCCACAGGACTGTTTGGATGGTAGGGTGACAGGAGGGCAGGCTTTCGAGTCATTGTACGCTCCATCTTCACAATAACAACAGCTCACGTTCTCACCACTGGGCGGACAAACTAGTGTCAGACAGAGAAATACTGTAAGAGTGGTAAATGTATCGACATGTAATGGCATAAGGCATTGCATGATATGTATTTACCCTGCTGTATCTTTATGCTAGTGGTCTCAAATAAATGTTGCCTTTCTTGTGAGTTCAATTGAATGATGTAAGGATGATGATCTGAGGCCTTGCAAATCTTACTGCAACAATCTTAGCTGACTAACCAGAAATGGGAACCAGACCGGTCCAACAATGAgtctgataaattatttttaagtaattgaATAGAAGTGTGAGACTTGATCCAAAAAATTGAGCTGGCATATTGTCCAAGGTCCTATGATAATCTTAAGACTGGATACTTCTATAGTACCTGGACTTAAAGCAAATGTATAGACatttaaatctaatttaaatcatttaaaacatcCTTCAAATCTATGTAATGCTTGTCCATAGGCCCGGTGGCTAGTGAGATGCTGTGTCATTCTGACTGTATCCTGACAGATGCTGCATAAGAGAGGGCAACATTATTGCCAAAGCAGAGCAAGTTATTAACAAAGCGATTTTCACACATCGCATGCGACCCTCAAGCTTTGAAAGAtcagtttttctgttgctttgagAACGCTTCCTTTCACTGCTTCTTGTGTCAGTGAAAAGAAGGTACAAAACCTCCTCCTTTGATGTTGTAAATGCTTGGTGTGTTCATATATCCTCTGCTGTATTAGTCACTTGGACATGACGCTTCACAGCCACAAATCAGGTAATAAAACCTGTCTGATATTTTGCCCTGTAAGAATACATTTAGTGAGTTATATCTGTAAAAGACTGCGGCTCACACAGCCTGCCTCTAGCAGGGTCAGAGGAGCCTCTTACAGTGATTTACACTCCGAATGCCAGTCAGAGGGAAGTAAACAGTCTGATAACCTTTGTCACAGCTTCCTGAAACTTGAAAGTAACTCAGACTGCTTGTTATACAAACTGGAGCAGAATTCTTTGGCTCAGGCTTCCTTTGGCTCTGTCCCTTCcttagcaaaagaaaagcattcaggGCTAATCCTAATGCCAACATTATGTAAAGAGGAGTGGTGGGATGCAGATAACAAAACATAGTGTCGTGTGCTAGAGTTTTGGGCTCACTGGGTGTTTCAGTGGGCAACAGAGACAGTTTTGCTGGTTTCTAAGTGTGATAGATATTAAAACTGGGAGAGACCACATGCTGGCAAACAAGCATGTCAGccagaatagaaaaataaactaccAACCCACCTGCGGTAACGTTGATGCTTGAAATGCTCATTTCTAGACCTGAAATATTTGTTGAAATTTGAAGATTATGGCATTTGTAATACTGTGCGACTAGCGAGAAGAAATCTGGATTCATAAGAATTATTTCAATGTCAACGGTGTACTCCAGAGGCGGATGGtagaaaaacagcactgaaagagAAATAGCATGAGACTGCAAAGCTGTGCGTGAGGGCAAATTATAAATCAGTGGCTTCTAGTTTGGCATTTAGACTCTTTGCTGCAATAGTAGCATAGTGTGGCATTCTGTTTGGGGAAACTTCCTACTCAGCATATATCCTGCATGAGTTTTATCTCCTGCTTGTCTGACAAAAGTCAGATTTCTTTGATCTCACAGCAATACGAAGCCAATATAAATGGTATAATATATACAGAGAAAAGCTGTCtcatccctcctctcccttgAGTCAGCAGGCAGATAGGTTGTCAACGATGAACTGAAGCCACACAGGATTATCTTGTGACCTGTCCTGCTaagaggctttatttttttttttttttttttctacacctTGAATTTCATCTTGCATAGAACCTGGGCTCATTTATTTCAAGCTATGACCAGACAgaattttccacttcttttgtttgtgtctttACTACCTCCCCTTACTGCATACAGTTCAGCACCTGTCCCCAGTAGTGATTTCACCCTTGGCTTACCAGAAACATACTCCATTACCACACCTATATGCACATACCATTTGGCTTCTGCCTTTGCAGCTCTGAGTGGACACTTTCCCCTCCCAGCTCACTGTCAATCTGTGGAAAAAACAGAGTGAagctctgtgaaaaaaaaataatatatatatatatgtgtatatatatatatatatatataaagctgaAGTGAAGCTTTAGCATTTAGAAAtgtccctgctccagctcagGTGTCAGGTCAAAAAGTCATGGGTAACACAGTTGAATAGGGACGTGGTGACACAATTTCAGTATGACTGGGTTCATGCAGGGTGCGGCCAAGCGAGATGCAGacctacttatttttttaatcttgccttaaaaatacattggCACTGCTGTTATCAAGAAAAGCTAAAGAACGAGCCAAGATGTACGCAGGAAATTTGCAGCTTTCTCAGTTTCTTAAGCCCTACTGAAatctttatttacagaaaggGTGAATAGCTTGGCAGTTCTTGAGTCATCCTTTCACATCAAGGAACCATCTG
It encodes the following:
- the ADGRF5 gene encoding adhesion G protein-coupled receptor F5; translated protein: MPSLLTAALHCLFLLVTACCHTSQASNFDPITQYVIDSELGGESVHSELQRQKPNVLFFYHPPLEYTVDIEIILMNPDFFSLVAQYYKCHNLQISTNISGLEMSISSINVTAVCPPSGENVSCCYCEDGAYNDSKACPPVTLPSKQSCGYIKDMPFYRIHCEPEPYIGDPHRTGEPVDIHMSVTLDKVFSENLRNSSSELYKKYKDDFEKAFLQSYACLSGFLSVTVTGFMPGSVSVNYEVKARAVTFSEIDNSNKLIPKFLDPLYHLIPSSFTTEITNQTNSTVSPADIFEGDTVTLMCEINAESGNASWYHFNQTISQSSRHFLKKEFTTGISRSTLKITNITTEDSGSYTCVFSNISDHYKLIYKDTQDITVSSLSITSYSNDTKISCNSPDIQARSTLLFCCLHIYSTSIRSDWKLNGTSVATGVSTAKNNCTEYELNITESLCPPEKLGTVMTYTCEFLSGHGARTSQNIRVTYLRTDYVIISSSVNTSVSEGKEFNLTCKGDVSNYDSIIWEIQSGDKIQTVECASCIRTNKSIATSVLSVNLATQDWNGTYICTFSKKSSNTSANVTVNVIPLPLKQNIWLDPIKTSIRCKIVQHFNCCISANTIEDYNVTFVAREEEFETEKKEHGNFLCYSYNHNETECTKRENLKVYYRFVNSMKQEVKSENIQLKLIPDKTSCSENNVFGEEEDTLIKPCPLLNNTFIRGNEIYKCYKKSWKLERNNCVSEQINSLLIRAESLVNSPVAKTDLPIFLQQLLNETELQQNVNSSANLAAIVNILHNISAIPADASKSIIKAFFSTVDNIVNGSKMELWADLNNENAPSSSLLLNSVERFSENLQPVNNTFPNVSTKTLELQGMVVTENRHAYYNKDFNQVGNLSANVLIEKPMTLPPNSTIVSVACSAIGQILPKNHSTYVNSLVVITTLSCKRPQNFYINMTFQKANPSLTMPKCVFWNFSLNENRGKWDDYGCILTEEKGNITCSCNHLTSFSILMSPLKLPASLVADYITHIGLAISIVSLVVCIIIESLVWKNITNNTTSYMRHICILNIATSLLVADIWFIVSASIREQNTQKEREICIVATFFIHLFYLCGLFWMLSLGLILFYRLVFIFHNTSKTIQKVVAFCLGYGCPFVFAVITIAVTLPQNNYTRKNLCWLNWYDSKAVLAFIIPALAIVAMNLFITGVVIIKILRPNIGDKTNKQERKTLFQIGKSLAILTPLLGLTWGFGIATIIKNSHEAFHILFALLNALQGFFILVFGTLWDKKITEALLKRNSLSRWSSQQTKSTSLILVTPMFSMGYPLSRTFNNLCGKTGKYTVSSSEPSSSSENTSKSYSLLN